The DNA segment GTCAGTAATGCTGATTCTCACCCCTCTTTTTTCAGCAGGCTCTTGAAAGAATTGTACTGCATGCATGGCTACGAGGGGGATTGTTGCGATTCCAAGTCGTGCACGTAAGGACTCTCTACCTGACTGAGTTGTGAGTTGGGAAAGGTATGCAAGATTGCGAACGAGCTCAATTGTCATAGCAAGCTGTGCACGAACAGTTTTTAATTTTTGCTGTCTCTTCTCTTCCTTGATGGTGCCATCAATTACATTGTCGATTGTTCCAATAACTGCATTAAGTGGAGCAATGATTTGATGTGTAAAATTGAGAATCAAGGGATTATCGATCTCCGTCTGACTCTCCTGAGAATCCTCGTCGTCTATATCGCTAGGGATTTCGGGGAGAGAAGGGGGAGGCGGGCTGATGGGAATCCCTTCTGCCGAGGGGAGAGGTGTCGTTACGGGCGGGAAATGGGGGATGGGTGGGTTTTCTGGTGTTATTTTTTCAGCTTTCTGCAATTTTATTGTTCCCGTGCTGGGCTTTTTAGGTGGAGGTAATGTGAAAATTGGTTGTTTTTTTGGGTTATTCATGGCGTACCTTCATTGTTGGCGCAAAATTATTTTAATTTGATTTATATCAGCAGTTATTTCAAGATTTGACCACAGGGAGATGATTCTGAACGCTTCCGTTACGGCGGATGCACTGAGGTCTATTGAAGGCTGAATATAGAATACAGTGTCTTCAGCTGTTTCAATGGTGGTTCTATCTGCTGGTAAGATTTTAATTGTATCGGATCTATTGAAATATCTAATGGAAGCCAATAGCGCTCTCAACCCATGACAATCCGCACCTGATAGGGAAACTAATGGGTCTACATTACACCAATCATATAAATCTTTATCGAGGCGAAATTTTTTCCAGTTGCCACAATCACCGAGTTTGGCCGACTCAGTCCGAACGGAAATCAATTCTGATAATGCGGCAGATAGTTCAATCGACATTAAAAAATTTGAGGAAATAGGGTCGATTGCTAACAATCCGTATAGACCTTGGACGACCTTTGTCAGAAATTGAGTTAAGGAGAATATGGAAGATTCTATAATTTTGTCATTAAATTCTAGTCCATACTTTATTAATAAAACGGATTCATGTGAGATTTTTCGTTCTAACTCGACAGAATCCCAGACCCTAACTATCGGCCTTCTCCTCGCTCTGTTCCAATTCGATATTTCTGTTTTGCAATTAGGGCTATAGCTGGTGGTAGTGCATAGAAGCAAATAATCTGCTCCATGATTGTCGGCATATGCGATTTTTCCGTATACAGTTGGCCAATCAATAGATTTTGAGTATCTTTTACATTCAACATACCATTTTTGCATTTCAATATTGCCGCTTAAGTCAATGGAAAGTGCTTGACCCTCAATGTCTCGTCCTCCATCAGCGCCAGGAGTTCTCCACACCGCATTCTGAAGGCCATTAAGGATCATTAAGTCATATATTAAATTTTCAAACTCGGTGGGAGTCAATTTCAGCAGTTTGCTTCGGACCACCGGGCACCTCGGCCATTAATGGCGAACGATATTTTGACTGATTTCATTTCGTACCAATGAAGATTGAACTCCAATTGGTTGTATCTGCATTGAGCACCTCTGGAAGGCTTACCACACCCTATCCAGGACACGTCCTTCTGAGAAGTCCTTACTCAAGAACGAACGTTTGGAATAGGCGCCATGGAGATTCACGGTCAGTAAATCAGAGGAGTGGGCCGCTCACCCACGCTCTAAATTTCTCATTCTCTTCCCTCTGGCTCTGACTTCAATGCAGTCTCCAGCGCCAAAGCGACCCTCTCACTGTTGCTTCGGTGCTGTGAGTTGGCCAAGTGGGCATACCTTTTGGTGGTGCTCGCTTGGCTATGGCCGAGAAGAGCCCCTATCATTTCAAGGCTCATGCCACCCTGAGCCGCATAGCTTGCGAAGGTGTGGCGAAGGTCGTGGATTCGTACGCCTAGGATCTTTGCTTTCTCACGGATGGCGTCCCAGGGTTTCTCTAGGTTCACTAGGTTAGTGCCTTCCTTGTCGCCTGCGATGACGTAGGGGTTATTGAGCATCTGAGGCAGAGTCTCCACCACTGCGACGGCAGGCTTGTTTAGGAAGACGGCCTTGGCACCGGTTTTGGAGTCCTTGAGGCGCAGAACCCCGCTCTCAAGGTCCACCTCGTCCCATTGCAAGCGCAGAATTTCGTTGAGTCTGGCGCCGGTGAACATGAGGAGGCGAATGGCGGCAATGGCGAAGAGGGACTGCTCCTTGGTCTTCTCCATGGTGGTGAGAACCTCTGCGAGGCGTCGAAGCTCGGCAGCTGAAAGAAATCGTTCTCTGGAGTGTTCCTTGAATTTCTGGATGTAGAAGCAGGGGTTCGAGGCCTGGGGGCGGTAGCCCCAGAGTTCGGCCATTTTGAGCATTTTCGACATGACGGCCAGTACGCGGTTGGCTTGGTAGGGCGTGGCGCGGATGCTGTGGTGAAGCTTCGCAATGTCGCCAGGCTCCAGATCCCGCACGAGGCGCTTGCCGAGTTCGGGAACGATGAAGCGGGCGATGGCTTCCCTGTACTGGCGCTGCGTGGTGGCCTTGGTTTTCGTCTCTACATGTTCCTCAAGGAATCGGTTGGCTAGTTCGTTCACAGTTGGCGCGTCGCGCTGCTCTGTGAGCTTCTTGTGCGGGTCTTCACCTTCGAGGATTTGGAGGCGGATCTTCTGCGCCTTCTTCCGGGCCTGGTCCACGGTTATGACGCCGTAGCGACCGAGCGTGATCCAGTGCTGCTCTGCGCGTTTCGTGTACTTGAACGCGAAAACCTTCGTGCCGGAGGTCCACACGCGGATGCCGAAGCCGGGCATGTCGCGATCCCACACGGTGTAGGCCTTCTCGCCGGGTTGAAGGCTGTCGACCAGTGTCTTGGTGAACCGTTCAGTTGGAGTCCGTGGCATGGTTCCCTCTTGCGTCGGGCGGTCGAGTAGCTATGCTGCTAGCTACTGACTGAGCTAGCAATTCGATGATAGCTCCGGGGATTCTCCAAGGCACGAATCTTTGACAAGTATAGAAAATAAATGACTTCAATTCTTAATCTGATTTGCCAACCCTACCCATCATGATAATTCGTAATCAGCAGGTCGCAGGTTCGAATCCTGTAGTTGGCTCCAATGGAACCCCCCGAAACCTAGTGTTGACGGGGGTTTTTTCTATGTCGAGATGGTTTGGAAAAGAGCCCACAAAAGCATGTAGAGATTGGCTTGAAGCTTTTTTTACCAAAATATGGATATTCGAGGGTACAAAAAATCTGGTAACGTAGAGCTATCTCTCGATCTTCTGGTCATGATTGAATGCTCTTCTCTAGAATGAACTTCCTGGGCTGTTTACTTGGGCCTGAATGGGGGGATGAATGCAATTCCGGATTCTTCCTGCAGGATTATTATTCTTGGGTTCATATTTTCCACTCTCAGTAATCCTCGCATTGCAAGATATAAAATTGTCAATTTGGGGCGGTCCCTTATGGAAGCAGTGTATCGCACATAAATATATGATCTTTGAACACCCCTATCTTTCCATTATTGGTATTTTGGGGACAGGGTTGTGCTTTTTTATTACTATATACCTACTTCAACACATTAGATATAAATACCCAATTACCGTAGTAGAAGCTAAATCAATCCCCAGTGAGTTAATTGGTTATAGTTTTCCTTATATTGTTTCGTTTATGGGAGTGGATTACGCATCTTTAGGGAAGATTGCGGGTCTTGCGGCATTCCTCTTCTGGCTATTCATTATTACTTACCGTGCCGGTCAAATCATCATGAACCCACTATTACTTGTATTTGGGTGGAATTTGTATGAAGCGAAGATTACCATTGGAAGTCAACAAAGGATTGTAAGAATATTATCAAATCAAAAATTAGTGCCAGGAAATTATCTAAGTGAGGAAATTCAACAAAATTATATTTGCAAGAAGGGTGAATAGACATGCCTAGTTTTAATGAGTGGAAAAATTTTAACTATACACAATCAACAGTGCAGTTGTGGGTATTTAAAAAAAGCTCAACTGATGCAAAATATAAGGGATGGCATGTCAGAACTGATGGAGGAATTGAAGTTATGTTTCGTAATGCAGTAATTAATCAATTATCCAAAATATCAGAGCATTTTGAATACACGCATATATCTCAAAACAATGAGTCCAGCTGTATGGAACACCCTCTGGAGGATTGTGAGGGTTTGATTGCATTACTTGATATTGTGGATCAGCCTGAAGGGGAACATGTAGCAGAAAATGTTAAACAACTCCGTGGATCGACGGGTTATTTGGTTAAATTTCAATTTAATGATGAAACCGTTTATGCAGTGAAGAAAACAGCGCCATCCTGGAGTCCTAAAATTAGAAAGTCATTAATTAATGCTTTATTTATTCAGGGCGAACTCTCAGTCGTGCCCAACGAGGAATTCACCTTCAGTTCATTTTTTGATTTTTTCTGTTTCAATGAAAATGTATATATTATTGGCAAGCGCTCATTTGAATCAACCATAGCAGAGAAAAGTGTATATAAAAAGAATTTTTCAGATTTAAGATTATCTCCTGAATTTATTAGTGTATTCAGCGAGATGACTTCGATCGTTGAATTTGTTGGTGAAAATGCAATGCATCTTCGCAGAATGGCCACTATTCAAAAGAAAGAAGTATACAGGAATCCCAATTTTTTAATCGAATTAAAAAGAGTGAGTGACATGAGAAATTGGGGTATTGAATTTGATGCAGAAGGCAGAATAGTACCAACTCTTAGTACTGCTAAAATCATCATACAAGTATTATTAGATCATCGTTTATTTAGCGAAATTACATCAAATTACTATGACGTTCCAGATGCAATCGTGGTGTAATCGAGAGCAAGACAGGTTCGGCGACGGTGAACGTGGAACAAAACGGCCCCCAAGCTGGGGGCCGTTTCCACTTCGAAAGAGACGGGCTACTTCCCAAACCCCTCCGGCAACTTAATCCCCAGATTCTTCACCAAAAACGCCCACTGGTCCGCCCTCTCGGCGATCTGCTTGGTGGTGGGTTTGCCGGCGCCGTGGCCGGCGTCGGTTTCGATGCGGGTGAGCACGGGGGCGGAACCGGCCTGGTCGGCCTGGAGGGTGGCGATGAACTTGTGGCTGTGGGCGGGGACGACGCGATCGTCGTGGTCGCCGGTGGTCACGAGGGTGGGCGGATACTTCACGCCGGGCTTGAGGGTGTGGAGGGGGCTGTAGGTCATCAGGTACTTGAAGCCCTCGGGATCATCGGAGCAGTCGTAGTCGCTCTTCCACATCCACCCGATGGTGAAGGTGTGGTACCGCAGCATGTCCATGACGCCGACGGCGGGCAGGGCCGCGCCGAAGAGATCCGGGCGCTGGGTCATGCAGGCGCCCACCAGCAGCCCGCCGTTGGATCCGCCGTGGATGGCGAGCCTGGGCGTGGCGGTGTACTTCTCGCGGATCAGCCACTCGGCGGCCGCGATGAAGTCGTCGAACACGTTCTGCTTGGTCCGCTGGCGGCCGGCCTCGTACCAGGCGCGGCCGTACTCGCTGCCGCCGCGCAGGCAGGCGTGGGCGTAGACGCCGCCCATCTCCATCCAGGCGAGGACCCCCGGGCTGAACCCCGGCGTCGCGGGCACGTTGAAGCCGCCGTAGCCGTAGAGCAGCGTGGGGTTCTGGCCGTCCAGCTTCAGGCCCTTGCGGTAGGCGAGGAACATCGGGATCTTCGTGCCGTCCTTGCTGGGGTAGAAGACCTCCTTCACCTCGAAGGCGGCGGGATCGAAGGCCACCTTGGACTGGCGGAAGACCTCGCTCTTGCCGGTGGCGAAATCGTAGCGGTAGAGGGTCGTGGGCCGGTTGTAGCTGGTGAATCCGTAGAAGGCTTCGGTGTCCTCGCGGCGGCCGCCGAAGCCGATCAACGAGCCGACGCCGGGAAGCGCGATCTCCCGCTCCAGCTTGCCCTTCAGGTCGTAGAGGCGGACGGTGGTGAGGGCGTCGATGCGCCAGGTGGCGACGAAACGATTGGCAACGAGGTTCACGCCCGCCAGCACGTCGCGGCCCGGTCCCTCGGGAATGAGGGTCTTCCAGTCCTTGGACTCGGGCTTGCCCACCTCGATGGCCACCAGCCGGCTACGGGGGGCGCCCTGGTCGGTGAGCACGTAGAAAGTGTTCCCGTCGTTGCCCACCACGCGGTAGCTGCCGTCGAACTTGTCCAGCCACGGCGCCACGGGGGCGGTGGGCTTGGTCAGGTCCTTCAGGAAGACGCGGTCGCGGCGGTCCGTGCCCTGGGACTGGTAGACCACGAGCCATTTGCCGTCGTCGGTCTCCAGGCCGCCGAAGCCCCAGTCCGGCTGGTCCGGCCGCTCGTAGAGGACGGTGTCCTTCTCCACGGGCGTGCCCAGCTTGTGGAAGAGCAGCTGCTGGTTCTTGAAGACGCCGGTGAGCGCGCTGCGGTCCTTGGGCAGGGGATAGCGGGTGTAGTAGAAGCCGCTGCCGTCCTTAGTCCAGTCGCTCACGCCGTTGCGGCCCAGGGGCAGCTCGTCGGGGAGGTCCTGGCCGGTCTCGATGTTCCGCACCTTCCAGATGTTGAGGTCGGCGCCGCCCTTCGACAGGGAGTAGGCCATCAGGCGGCCGTCGTCGGTGAACGTGGTGATGCCGAGGGAGACGGTGCCGTCCTTGCTGAGGGCGTTGGGATCCAGCAGCACCCGACCCGGCTGCTTCAAGTCGGTGGTGACGTACAAAACGCTCTGGTTCTGGAGGCCCGTGTTGTGGCTGTAGATGTAGTACTTCCCGCGCTTGGCGGGGGCGCCAAACTTCTCGTAGTCCCACAGCTTCGTCAGGCGGGCCTCAACGGCCTTCCGCTCGGGAATCTGGTCCAGGTAGGCGCGGGTGGTGCGGTTCTGGGCAGCCACCCAGGCGGCGGTTTCGGGCGAGCGGTCGTCCTCCAGCCAGCGGTAGGGGTCCGCGACCTTGGTGCCGTGGTAGTCGTCCACCACGTCGGCCTTGCGGGTGGCGGGATAGGTCAGGGGCGCCTGGGCCGACAGGACGGCGGCCAGTCCGGCCAGCGCCCAGGCGCGGGAAAGGAGTCGGGTCATGGGGCAACCTCCTGGAGCAGACGCCCAGGATACCTCGTGACACTAGGTTGAGAAAGTGGAGGCCGTCAGGGGAGCTTCATTCCGAGGTTCTTCACGAGGAAGGCGAACACGTCAGCCCGCTCCTCGATCTGCTTGGCGGTGGGCTTGCCTGCGCCGTGGCCCGCGTTGGTCTCGATGCGGGTGAGGACCGGCGCGGAGCCGCCCTGGCAGGCCTGGAGCGTCGCCGTGAACTTGTGGCTGTGGGCGGGGACCACGCGGTCGTCGTGGTCGCCCGTGGTCACGAGGGTCGGCGGGTATTTCACGCCGGGCTTGAGGGTATGGAGCGGGCTGTACTTCATCAGGCCCTGGAAGCCGGCCTTGGTGTCGGAAACGAGGTAGTCGCTCTTCCAGGCCCAGCCGATGGTGAACTTGTGGTACCGCAGCAGGTCCATGACGCCCACCTCGGGCACCGCGGCGCCGAAGAGGTCCGGCCGCTGGGTGAGGCAGGCGCCCACCAGCAGGCCGCCGTTGGAGCCGCCGTTGATGGCCAGCTTGGGCGTGGAGGTGTACTTGTTGGCGATCAGCCACTCCGCCGCCGCGATGAAGTCATCGAACACGTTCTGCTTATTTTCGAGGCGACCGGCGTCGTGCCAGGGCTTGCCGTATTCCCCGCCGCCACGCAGGTTCGGCATGGCGTAGATCCCGCCCATCTCCAGCCACACCACGCGGGACACGGAGAAGGCGGGCGTGAGGGACACGTCGAAGCCGCCGTAGCCGTAGAGCAGCGTGGGGTTCTGCCCGTCGCGCTTCAGGCCCTTCTTGTGGACCAGGAACATCGGGATTTTCGTCCCGTCCTTGCTGGGGTAGAACACCTGCTCCACCTCGTAGGCGGAAGGATCGAAATCCACCTGCGGCGTGCGGTGCATCACGCTCTGCCGGGTCTTGAGGTCCAGGCGGTAGATGGTGGCGGGGCGGGCGAAGGAGGTGAAGGCGTAGTAGGTGGTGGCGTCCTTGCGCCGGCCGTCGAAGCCGTCCACGGTTCCGAGCGTCGGCAGGGCCAAATCGCCCAGGAGCTTGCCGTCCACGGCGTGGAAGCTCACGGCGGAGTGGGCGTCCCGCATCCAGGTGGCGACGAAGGTGTCGCCCACCAAGCTGACGGCGGACAGTACGTCGCGGCCCTTCCCCTCCGGGATCAGCTCCCGCCAGGCCTGGCGCGTGCGGAAGGGTGCGGCCACCAGCCGGCTGCGCGGCGCGCCCTTGTCCGTGAGCAGGAAGAACACGTCGCCCTCGTTCCCCACCACCTGGTACTGGGCGTCGAAGGCGTCCAGGAAGGGCTCCACGGCAGCGCCGGGCTTGGTCAGGTCCTTGAGGAAGACCCGGTTCCTGCGTTCGGTGCCCTCGCTCTGGCTGATGATCAGCCACCGGCCGTCCTCGCTCACGTCGGCGCCGAAGCCCCAGTCGGGCTGATCCTTGCGCTCGTAGACCAGCTCGTCCTTCTCCTGCGGCGTGCCCACCTGATGGAAGTAGACCTTCTGGAACTTGTTCACGCCCGTGAGGGCGTCGCCTTCCTTCGGCGCGTCATAGCGGCTGTAGAAGAAGCCCTTCCCGTCCTTCGTCCACGCGGCGCCGCTGAACTTGGACCACCGGATCTCGTCGGCCAGATCCTGGCCCGTGGCCACGTCGCGCACCTTCCACGTCTGCCAGTCCGACCCGGCGCGGGAGATGGAATAGGCCATCAGGCGACCGTCGTCCGTCAGGCTGGTCCCGGACAGCGCCACGGTCCCATCCTTGCTCAGGGTATTGGGATCCAGCAGGACGCGCCCGGCCTTCGCGGGATCGTCGGTGACGAACAGAACGGCCTGGTTCTGGAGGCCGGTGTTGTGGGTGTAGAAGGTGTTGCCGCCCCGGGTGTAGGGCACGCCGTAGCGCTCGTAGTTCCACAGCTTCGTCATCCGCTCCCGCAGGCGGGCGCGCTCGGGGATCCCCTCCAGGTACGCGAAGGTCACGCGGTTCTGGGCCTCCACCCAGGCCTTGGTCTCGGGGCTGTTGTCGTCCTCCAGCCAGCGGTAGGGATCCGCCACCTTGGTCCCGAAGAAGTCCTCCACCACCTCGGCCTTGCGCGTGGAGGGATAGACCAGGGGGACGTGGGCGGCGAGGCCGGTGGTGACGACAAGAGCCATGGGCAGGATCCTCATGCGGTGCCTCCGAGCGGGGGCCATTCTGCCACCGCCGGGGGGCGCAATCCCAGCCGTGCAAGGGCGCGCGCTTGGTGGTAGGCTCCGGCCAGCCGCGGAGGTCTCTTGGTCCCCCCATCCAGCAAGAAAGTCTTCGTCCTGGATACGAACGTCCTCCTGCACGATCCCAACTCGATCCTTCACTTCCAAGAGCACGACGTGGTCCTGCCCATCGTGGTGATCGAGGAGGTGGACCACTTCAAGAAGGACCAGACGGAAGTGGGCCGGAACGCCCGCACCGTCTCCCGCCTCCTGGACCGGTTGCGGGCCAGCGGCACGCTCAGCACGGGGGTCCCCCTGGAGGGCGGGGGCTCGCTCAAGGTGGACGTGGCCTCCCACAACCTGGACTTTGGGATCCTGTCCGCGGACAAGCACAAGGCCGACAACCACATCCTGGCCTGCGCCCGGGAGCTGCTGCACAGCCGCAAGGAGCGGGTGGTCCTCGTCACCAAGGACACCAACCTCCGGATCAAGGCCGACGCCATCGGCGTCCAGGCGGAGGACTACACCACCGACCAGGTGGAGATGGACGAGCTGTACACGGGCCATACCTCCTGGGAGGTGGCGCCGGCGCAGGTGGATCAGCTCTACGACGCCGGCCTGGAGCCCGATCCCGCCCTGGCGCTGCAGCCCAACCAGTTCCTGACGCTGGTGGACCAGACCAACCCGAGCCACACGGCTTTGGGGCGGTTCATCGCGGGCGAGGGGCTGCTGCGCCCCCTCCGCCGGATGGAGAACTATCCCTGGGGGATCAAGCCCCGCAACCGGGAGCAGCAGTTCGCCATGGACCTGCTCCTGGATCCCACGGTCCAGGTGGTCACGCTCCTGGGCAAGGCGGGCACGGGCAAGACCCTGCTGGCCATCGCCGCGGGCCTCCAGCAGGTGGTGGACGACGAGGCCTACGACAAGATCCTCGTCAGCCGGCCCGTGATGCCCATGGGGCGCGACCTGGGCTACCTGCCGGGCGACGTGGGCGAGAAGCTGCGGCCCTACATGCAGCCCATCTACGACAACCTGGAATTCATCGTCGGGGCCAACACCGAGGCCCGCCGCCGCACGACCATGACCGCCGGGCAGCTGGAAGAGGCGGGCTACCTCGCCATCGAGCCCCTCACCTACATCCGCGGCCGCAGCATCCCCAAGCAGTACCTGGTGGTGGACGAGGCCCAGAACCTCACGCCCCATGAGGTGAAGACGATCCTCACCCGGGCGGGCGAGGGCACGAAGGTGATCTTCACCGGCGATCCCCACCAGATCGACAACCCCTACGTCGACGCCAGCACCAATGGGCTCAGCTTCCTCGCGGAGCACTTCAAGCACCTCGACGTCTCCGGCCACGTGACCCTGCAGAAGGGCGAGCGCAGCAAGCTGGCGGAACTGGCGAGCAACCTGCTGTAGGAGCCCTCCATGGCGGACGCATCCTGGGACAACGGCGGCCTCGGCGCTCCCCCCAAAGCGGGGATGCCCCTGTGGGGGAAGATCGCCCTGGGGTGCGGCATCGCCTTCGTCCTCGCCCTGGTCACCTGCGTCGGCGGGGTCGCCTACGTGGCGACGAAAGCCAAGAAAGACCCCGAGGGTTTCAAGCACCGAATGATGGGCTTCGCCCTGGACAAGGTGCGGCCCGACTGGGAGGACTTCCGCGCAGTGGTGGAGCAACTCCATACGCCGGAGGGGACCCGCGCCCTCTACGCCGCCAACCCCGCCCTGGCGAAGACCTGGCCCACGGAGGCGGAGTTCCTGAGCGCCGCCGCGGGCTGGCGCAAGGACCTCGTCCCCGCGCCGGAACTCACGCCGGACGTGATGGAACACCTGGGCCTCCGCATCAATTACGCCCGCGGCGGGAAGGTGGAAGTGGGGTGGAGCCCCAAGAACGGCCGGGCAATCTACGTCACTTTCGAGGGGGCCCGGAAGACGGGCCAGGCCACGCCGCGGCAGGTGGTGGCGCTGGACGTGCGCTGACCGATCCGGATTGAGGATCCGCGGGTTTTCCGCCAAGATTCAAGCATGATCGCAGCTTCCGGATCCATATCTGACGCCCTCGCCCTGCTCACGAAGGGCACCGTCACCTGCCACAAGGTGGATCAGCTCGAAGCGAAGCTGAAAGAGGGGCGCCCCCTCCGGATCAAGGCGGGATTCGACCCCACCGCGCCGGACCTCCACCTGGGCCACGGCGTCCTGATCCGCAAGATGGCCCAGTTCCAGAAGCTGGGCCACGAGGTGACCTTCCTCATCGGCGACTTCACCGGGCTCATCGGCGATCCCACGGGGAAGAAGGCCACCCGCCCGCCTCTCACGAAGG comes from the Geothrix sp. 21YS21S-4 genome and includes:
- a CDS encoding HAMP domain-containing sensor histidine kinase, whose product is MNNPKKQPIFTLPPPKKPSTGTIKLQKAEKITPENPPIPHFPPVTTPLPSAEGIPISPPPPSLPEIPSDIDDEDSQESQTEIDNPLILNFTHQIIAPLNAVIGTIDNVIDGTIKEEKRQQKLKTVRAQLAMTIELVRNLAYLSQLTTQSGRESLRARLGIATIPLVAMHAVQFFQEPAEKRGVRISITDSTTQYKVRGHKDLLQQVFMNLLENALKYCDPDTEITIEIKPQKTTGNLIIDVINTGIGFNKEEISNIFKRGTRGKEAVKIKSSGSGIGLYICKNILKVAFNAKIEAIYATKLRQVTFRIRFPEYTIDKESTEKWRYEKDTR
- a CDS encoding prolyl oligopeptidase family protein, encoding MTRLLSRAWALAGLAAVLSAQAPLTYPATRKADVVDDYHGTKVADPYRWLEDDRSPETAAWVAAQNRTTRAYLDQIPERKAVEARLTKLWDYEKFGAPAKRGKYYIYSHNTGLQNQSVLYVTTDLKQPGRVLLDPNALSKDGTVSLGITTFTDDGRLMAYSLSKGGADLNIWKVRNIETGQDLPDELPLGRNGVSDWTKDGSGFYYTRYPLPKDRSALTGVFKNQQLLFHKLGTPVEKDTVLYERPDQPDWGFGGLETDDGKWLVVYQSQGTDRRDRVFLKDLTKPTAPVAPWLDKFDGSYRVVGNDGNTFYVLTDQGAPRSRLVAIEVGKPESKDWKTLIPEGPGRDVLAGVNLVANRFVATWRIDALTTVRLYDLKGKLEREIALPGVGSLIGFGGRREDTEAFYGFTSYNRPTTLYRYDFATGKSEVFRQSKVAFDPAAFEVKEVFYPSKDGTKIPMFLAYRKGLKLDGQNPTLLYGYGGFNVPATPGFSPGVLAWMEMGGVYAHACLRGGSEYGRAWYEAGRQRTKQNVFDDFIAAAEWLIREKYTATPRLAIHGGSNGGLLVGACMTQRPDLFGAALPAVGVMDMLRYHTFTIGWMWKSDYDCSDDPEGFKYLMTYSPLHTLKPGVKYPPTLVTTGDHDDRVVPAHSHKFIATLQADQAGSAPVLTRIETDAGHGAGKPTTKQIAERADQWAFLVKNLGIKLPEGFGK
- a CDS encoding PhoH family protein — encoded protein: MVPPSSKKVFVLDTNVLLHDPNSILHFQEHDVVLPIVVIEEVDHFKKDQTEVGRNARTVSRLLDRLRASGTLSTGVPLEGGGSLKVDVASHNLDFGILSADKHKADNHILACARELLHSRKERVVLVTKDTNLRIKADAIGVQAEDYTTDQVEMDELYTGHTSWEVAPAQVDQLYDAGLEPDPALALQPNQFLTLVDQTNPSHTALGRFIAGEGLLRPLRRMENYPWGIKPRNREQQFAMDLLLDPTVQVVTLLGKAGTGKTLLAIAAGLQQVVDDEAYDKILVSRPVMPMGRDLGYLPGDVGEKLRPYMQPIYDNLEFIVGANTEARRRTTMTAGQLEEAGYLAIEPLTYIRGRSIPKQYLVVDEAQNLTPHEVKTILTRAGEGTKVIFTGDPHQIDNPYVDASTNGLSFLAEHFKHLDVSGHVTLQKGERSKLAELASNLL
- a CDS encoding prolyl oligopeptidase family protein encodes the protein MRILPMALVVTTGLAAHVPLVYPSTRKAEVVEDFFGTKVADPYRWLEDDNSPETKAWVEAQNRVTFAYLEGIPERARLRERMTKLWNYERYGVPYTRGGNTFYTHNTGLQNQAVLFVTDDPAKAGRVLLDPNTLSKDGTVALSGTSLTDDGRLMAYSISRAGSDWQTWKVRDVATGQDLADEIRWSKFSGAAWTKDGKGFFYSRYDAPKEGDALTGVNKFQKVYFHQVGTPQEKDELVYERKDQPDWGFGADVSEDGRWLIISQSEGTERRNRVFLKDLTKPGAAVEPFLDAFDAQYQVVGNEGDVFFLLTDKGAPRSRLVAAPFRTRQAWRELIPEGKGRDVLSAVSLVGDTFVATWMRDAHSAVSFHAVDGKLLGDLALPTLGTVDGFDGRRKDATTYYAFTSFARPATIYRLDLKTRQSVMHRTPQVDFDPSAYEVEQVFYPSKDGTKIPMFLVHKKGLKRDGQNPTLLYGYGGFDVSLTPAFSVSRVVWLEMGGIYAMPNLRGGGEYGKPWHDAGRLENKQNVFDDFIAAAEWLIANKYTSTPKLAINGGSNGGLLVGACLTQRPDLFGAAVPEVGVMDLLRYHKFTIGWAWKSDYLVSDTKAGFQGLMKYSPLHTLKPGVKYPPTLVTTGDHDDRVVPAHSHKFTATLQACQGGSAPVLTRIETNAGHGAGKPTAKQIEERADVFAFLVKNLGMKLP
- a CDS encoding restriction endonuclease; its protein translation is MVRSKLLKLTPTEFENLIYDLMILNGLQNAVWRTPGADGGRDIEGQALSIDLSGNIEMQKWYVECKRYSKSIDWPTVYGKIAYADNHGADYLLLCTTTSYSPNCKTEISNWNRARRRPIVRVWDSVELERKISHESVLLIKYGLEFNDKIIESSIFSLTQFLTKVVQGLYGLLAIDPISSNFLMSIELSAALSELISVRTESAKLGDCGNWKKFRLDKDLYDWCNVDPLVSLSGADCHGLRALLASIRYFNRSDTIKILPADRTTIETAEDTVFYIQPSIDLSASAVTEAFRIISLWSNLEITADINQIKIILRQQ
- a CDS encoding site-specific integrase, producing MPRTPTERFTKTLVDSLQPGEKAYTVWDRDMPGFGIRVWTSGTKVFAFKYTKRAEQHWITLGRYGVITVDQARKKAQKIRLQILEGEDPHKKLTEQRDAPTVNELANRFLEEHVETKTKATTQRQYREAIARFIVPELGKRLVRDLEPGDIAKLHHSIRATPYQANRVLAVMSKMLKMAELWGYRPQASNPCFYIQKFKEHSRERFLSAAELRRLAEVLTTMEKTKEQSLFAIAAIRLLMFTGARLNEILRLQWDEVDLESGVLRLKDSKTGAKAVFLNKPAVAVVETLPQMLNNPYVIAGDKEGTNLVNLEKPWDAIREKAKILGVRIHDLRHTFASYAAQGGMSLEMIGALLGHSQASTTKRYAHLANSQHRSNSERVALALETALKSEPEGRE
- a CDS encoding Kiwa anti-phage protein KwaB-like domain-containing protein, whose translation is MPSFNEWKNFNYTQSTVQLWVFKKSSTDAKYKGWHVRTDGGIEVMFRNAVINQLSKISEHFEYTHISQNNESSCMEHPLEDCEGLIALLDIVDQPEGEHVAENVKQLRGSTGYLVKFQFNDETVYAVKKTAPSWSPKIRKSLINALFIQGELSVVPNEEFTFSSFFDFFCFNENVYIIGKRSFESTIAEKSVYKKNFSDLRLSPEFISVFSEMTSIVEFVGENAMHLRRMATIQKKEVYRNPNFLIELKRVSDMRNWGIEFDAEGRIVPTLSTAKIIIQVLLDHRLFSEITSNYYDVPDAIVV